In Arthrobacter sp. MN05-02, one genomic interval encodes:
- a CDS encoding polyphosphate glucokinase, producing the protein MAKDTDKKKSKKLPATVIGVDIGGTGIKGGIVDLEKGVIVGERFRIPTPKPSTPEAVAEVVAQIVAELSSRPEGPGADVPVGVTFPAIIQHGVARSAANVDKSWVDTDVDALFTRVLGRDVHVINDADAAGLAEVRYGAGKGKLGTVLVITLGTGIGSAFIFDGRLVPNAELGHLEIDGHDAETKASAVARERDGIGWDEYAVRLQRYFSHVEFLFSPELFIVGGGISKRSSEYLPALQLRTPIIPAQLKNHAGIVGGALQAALLFSPTV; encoded by the coding sequence ATGGCTAAGGACACCGACAAGAAGAAATCGAAGAAGCTCCCCGCGACCGTCATCGGCGTCGACATCGGCGGGACCGGCATCAAGGGCGGCATCGTCGACCTCGAGAAGGGCGTGATCGTCGGTGAGCGCTTCCGCATCCCGACGCCGAAGCCCTCCACGCCCGAGGCCGTCGCCGAGGTGGTCGCCCAGATCGTCGCGGAGCTGTCCTCCCGGCCGGAAGGGCCGGGAGCCGACGTGCCCGTCGGGGTCACCTTCCCCGCCATCATCCAGCACGGTGTCGCGCGCTCCGCGGCGAACGTGGACAAGAGCTGGGTCGATACCGACGTCGACGCCCTGTTCACCCGGGTCCTCGGACGGGACGTCCATGTGATCAACGACGCCGACGCCGCCGGTCTGGCCGAGGTCCGCTACGGTGCCGGCAAGGGGAAGCTGGGCACCGTCCTGGTCATCACCCTGGGCACGGGCATCGGCTCGGCCTTCATCTTCGACGGCAGGCTGGTACCCAACGCCGAGCTCGGCCACCTCGAGATCGACGGGCACGACGCGGAGACGAAGGCATCAGCGGTGGCCCGTGAGCGTGACGGCATCGGCTGGGACGAGTACGCCGTGCGCCTGCAGCGCTATTTCTCGCACGTCGAGTTCCTCTTCTCCCCCGAACTGTTCATCGTCGGCGGTGGCATCTCGAAGCGGAGCAGCGAATACCTGCCGGCGCTGCAGCTGCGCACGCCGATCATCCCGGCGCAGCTCAAGAACCACGCAGGGATCGTGGGCGGTGCGCTGCAGGCCGCGCTGCTCTTCAGCCCGACGGTCTGA
- the map_2 gene encoding methionine aminopeptidase, with protein MPQSSATAPVGTLTPGTISPQRSVPSGIARPEYVGRAAPAPFTGSEVKTPETIEKIRVAARIAAQAIVEVGHAAKPGVTTDQLDRIGHEFLLDHGAYPSTLGYRGFPKSLCSSLNEVICHGIPDSTVIEDGDILNIDITAYKDGVHGDTNYTFCIGDVDEESRLLVERTRESLNRAIRAVAPGREINVIGRAIESYAKRFGYGVVRDFTGHGVGEAFHTGLIIPHYDAAPAHNRVIEPGMVFTIEPMLTLGTIDWTMWADDWTVVTKDRKRTAQFEHTLVVTDRGAEILTLP; from the coding sequence ATGCCCCAGTCCTCCGCCACCGCTCCCGTTGGGACCCTGACCCCCGGCACCATCTCGCCGCAGCGTTCCGTCCCCTCCGGTATCGCCCGCCCCGAGTACGTGGGCCGCGCGGCGCCCGCCCCCTTCACGGGATCCGAGGTCAAGACGCCCGAGACCATCGAGAAGATCCGCGTCGCCGCGAGAATCGCCGCGCAGGCCATCGTGGAGGTGGGACACGCGGCGAAGCCCGGCGTGACCACCGACCAGCTGGACCGCATCGGCCACGAGTTCCTCCTCGATCATGGGGCCTATCCGTCCACCCTGGGGTATCGGGGCTTCCCGAAGTCGCTGTGCTCATCGCTGAACGAGGTCATCTGCCACGGCATCCCGGACTCGACCGTGATCGAGGACGGCGACATCCTGAACATCGACATCACGGCCTACAAGGACGGCGTCCACGGGGACACCAACTACACGTTCTGCATCGGCGACGTGGACGAGGAGTCCCGGCTCCTCGTCGAGCGGACCCGGGAATCCCTGAACCGCGCGATCCGTGCGGTTGCGCCGGGGCGCGAGATCAATGTCATCGGACGCGCCATCGAGTCCTATGCGAAGCGATTCGGTTATGGTGTTGTCCGTGACTTCACCGGACACGGCGTCGGGGAAGCGTTCCACACGGGCCTGATCATCCCGCACTACGACGCCGCTCCCGCCCACAACCGCGTCATCGAGCCGGGGATGGTCTTCACCATCGAACCGATGCTGACGCTCGGGACCATCGACTGGACCATGTGGGCGGACGACTGGACCGTCGTCACGAAGGACCGGAAGAGGACAGCGCAGTTCGAGCACACACTCGTTGTCACCGACCGCGGCGCGGAGATCCTGACCCTGCCCTAG
- a CDS encoding hypothetical protein (possible pseudo due to frameshift) — translation MICRSSSTSSKNVSNAWGKSATFMPKPVFGDNGSGMHCHQSLWSDGQPLFYDERGYAGLSDMARWYIGGLLKHASAVLAFTNPTVNSYRRLVKGFEAPVNMVYSQGNRSAGIRIPITGSNPKAKRIEFRAPDPSSNPYLAFAAQLMAGLDGIKNRIEPADPIDKDLYELPAEEAKDIQKAPGSLEEALLALEADNEFLQAGDVFTHRT, via the coding sequence ATGATCTGCAGAAGTTCAAGTACATCGTCAAAGAACGTCTCCAACGCCTGGGGCAAGTCGGCCACCTTCATGCCGAAGCCGGTCTTCGGCGACAACGGGTCCGGCATGCACTGCCACCAGTCGCTGTGGAGCGACGGACAGCCGCTGTTCTACGACGAGCGCGGCTACGCCGGCCTCTCGGACATGGCCCGCTGGTACATCGGCGGCCTGCTGAAGCACGCCTCCGCGGTCCTCGCCTTCACCAACCCGACGGTGAACTCCTACCGCCGCCTGGTCAAGGGCTTCGAAGCCCCCGTCAACATGGTCTACTCGCAGGGCAACCGCTCCGCCGGCATCCGCATCCCGATCACGGGCTCCAACCCGAAGGCGAAGCGCATCGAGTTCCGCGCGCCGGACCCCTCGTCGAACCCGTACCTGGCGTTCGCCGCGCAGCTCATGGCAGGCCTCGACGGCATCAAGAACCGCATCGAGCCCGCCGACCCCATCGACAAGGACCTCTACGAGCTCCCCGCCGAGGAAGCGAAGGACATCCAGAAGGCTCCCGGTTCCCTCGAGGAGGCCCTGCTGGCCCTCGAGGCGGACAACGAGTTCCTGCAGGCCGGTGATGTCTTCACACACAGGACCTGA
- a CDS encoding type I glutamate--ammonia ligase, whose protein sequence is MVMDRQQEFVLRTIEERDVRYVRLWFTDVVGSLKSVALAPAEVEGAFEEGLGFDGSSIEGLARVYESDMLAQPDPSTFQILPWRGDKEQTSRMFCDILTPDGQPSTADPRGVLKKTLAKAADMGFTCYTHPEIEFYLLKSAELGADGQPVPVDSAGYFDHVPGGVAQDFRRTAVAMLESVGISVEFSHHEAGPGQNEIDLRYADALQTADNIMTFRTIIKEVALTSGSYATFMPKPFSEHPGSGMHTHFSLFEGDTNAFYEAGAEFQLSKTARQFIAGILRHAPEFTAVTNQFVNSFKRLWGGGEAPSYLSWGHNNRSALVRVPLYKPNKGQSARIEYRGIDSASNPYLAYSVLLGAGLKGIEEGYELPPAAEDDVWSLTAAERRAMGHDPLPASLHDAIRVMEDSELVADILGEQVFENFLRNKRAEWHDYRIQVTPYELRRNLNIL, encoded by the coding sequence GTGGTCATGGACCGGCAGCAGGAGTTCGTACTGCGGACGATCGAGGAGCGCGACGTGCGCTACGTACGCCTGTGGTTCACCGACGTGGTCGGCTCGCTGAAGTCCGTCGCCCTTGCCCCCGCGGAGGTGGAGGGCGCCTTCGAGGAGGGCCTCGGCTTCGACGGTTCCTCGATCGAGGGCCTCGCCCGTGTCTACGAGTCGGACATGCTGGCCCAGCCCGACCCGTCGACCTTCCAGATCCTCCCCTGGCGCGGCGACAAGGAGCAGACGTCGCGCATGTTCTGCGACATCCTGACGCCGGACGGGCAGCCCTCCACCGCCGATCCGCGAGGAGTGCTCAAGAAGACCCTCGCGAAGGCCGCGGACATGGGGTTCACCTGCTACACCCACCCGGAGATCGAGTTCTACCTGCTCAAGTCCGCGGAACTCGGCGCCGACGGCCAGCCCGTCCCGGTGGACTCCGCCGGCTACTTCGACCACGTCCCCGGTGGCGTGGCGCAGGACTTCCGCCGCACCGCCGTGGCGATGCTCGAGTCCGTCGGCATCTCCGTCGAGTTCAGCCACCACGAGGCCGGGCCGGGACAGAACGAGATCGACCTGCGCTACGCCGACGCGCTGCAGACCGCGGACAACATCATGACGTTCCGCACGATCATCAAGGAGGTGGCGCTCACCTCCGGCAGCTACGCGACGTTCATGCCCAAGCCCTTCTCCGAACACCCTGGCTCGGGCATGCACACCCACTTCTCGCTGTTCGAGGGCGACACCAACGCCTTCTACGAGGCCGGCGCGGAGTTCCAGCTCTCGAAGACCGCCCGCCAGTTCATCGCCGGCATCCTGCGCCACGCCCCCGAGTTCACGGCCGTGACCAACCAGTTCGTCAATTCCTTCAAGCGGCTCTGGGGCGGCGGCGAGGCACCCAGCTACCTCTCCTGGGGCCACAACAACCGCTCCGCCCTGGTGCGCGTACCGCTGTACAAGCCCAACAAGGGGCAGTCCGCGCGCATCGAGTACCGGGGCATCGACTCCGCGAGCAATCCCTACCTCGCCTACTCCGTGCTGCTCGGCGCAGGGCTCAAGGGCATCGAGGAGGGTTATGAACTCCCGCCCGCCGCCGAGGACGACGTGTGGAGCCTGACCGCGGCGGAGCGCCGCGCGATGGGACACGACCCGCTGCCCGCGAGCCTGCACGACGCGATCCGCGTCATGGAGGATTCGGAGCTCGTCGCCGACATCCTCGGCGAGCAGGTCTTCGAGAACTTCCTGCGGAACAAGCGCGCGGAGTGGCACGACTACCGGATCCAGGTGACTCCGTACGAGCTGCGCCGCAACCTCAACATCCTCTAG
- the glnE gene encoding glutamate-ammonia-ligase adenylyltransferase: MSLNRKLISYGFTDLEKSRRFLDAPELQGLNDDDLFAGLAVAADPDLALQSFVRLLAVDRRAAGAAFADQGRRGALFRLLGASEALGEFLMRHPRHLDVVRPAPAVLPVVTPEELRAALLFSVDADPAEANPVAGIGGTEAYRRLRVAYRRHLTDLAVRDLCHCAPVDYLPVVARELADLATAALEASLAVARADLGEVYGADAVARVKLAVIAMGKCGARELNYISDVDVVYVAEGEDLDDSTLTRIGTGLASGMSRGVYSPGTEPALWEVDANLRPEGKDGQLVRTLQSHVSYYQRWAKTWEFQALLKARAAAGDPELGRRYEEAIAPFVWASSQREGFVEAVRAMRRRVTDNIPGDEEARQLKLGPGGLRDVEFTVQLLQLVHGRLDESLRARDTVSAIGALSAGGYIGRSDALDLDDAYRYLRVLEHRIQLMQMRRTHLMPEDQTALRALARSSEGCMVTVRPSAQSLSEKWQRTRRLVKRLHEAIFYRPLLNNAATLQPEDVQLTAEAAQARLAALGYQDPRGAMRHIEALTGGLRRRAMLQKQLLPILLAWFADGVDPDAGLLGFRRLSESLGESHWYLGMLRDSTAAAERLCAVLSSSRFITDLLEVSPESTKWLGSDAELVPDSFDAQWQEIRSKMSRHPAPNEAIRLIRLIRRRELLRIAIADSSNLLSQPEVGEALADADRAAILGALHVAENQVFGEEDQLTDVVVVAMGRQGGREITYGSDADVIYVHRPLPGADEAAAQKQAEAVVARLAALLTQPCKPPVLAERVLEIDTALRPEGKQGAMVRSISSYREYYRRWSLVWEAQALLRARPLAGDDDLAAEFLALIDPVRYPQELGESDVREIRRIKARVESERLPRGADPSRHLKLGRGALSDVEWLVQLLQLRHAHALPALRVQSTLAALDAAGDEGLLPSEDVGLLRDSWTLATRIRAANVIWSGRGSDLLPSSRRDLEAVARWCGYGPGSGSELEEDYLRLTRRSRAVFERHFYGY, encoded by the coding sequence ATGAGCCTCAACCGCAAGCTGATCAGCTACGGCTTCACGGACCTCGAGAAAAGCCGCCGGTTCCTCGACGCTCCTGAGCTGCAGGGACTCAACGACGACGACCTGTTCGCCGGACTGGCCGTGGCGGCCGATCCGGACCTCGCGCTGCAGTCCTTCGTGCGGCTCCTGGCCGTCGACCGCAGGGCCGCGGGGGCGGCCTTCGCGGACCAGGGCAGACGCGGGGCCCTCTTCCGCCTGCTGGGAGCCTCCGAGGCCCTCGGCGAGTTCCTCATGCGGCACCCCCGGCACCTCGACGTCGTCCGGCCCGCTCCTGCGGTCCTCCCGGTGGTCACGCCGGAGGAGCTCCGGGCTGCGCTGCTCTTCTCGGTCGACGCGGATCCGGCCGAGGCCAATCCCGTGGCGGGAATCGGCGGGACCGAGGCGTACCGCAGGCTCAGGGTGGCGTACCGGCGCCACCTCACGGACCTCGCGGTGCGGGACCTCTGCCACTGTGCGCCCGTCGACTACCTGCCCGTCGTCGCCCGCGAGCTCGCCGACCTCGCCACCGCCGCCCTCGAGGCCTCCCTCGCAGTCGCCCGGGCGGACCTCGGCGAGGTCTACGGTGCCGACGCCGTCGCCCGGGTGAAGCTCGCGGTCATCGCGATGGGGAAGTGCGGTGCGCGCGAGCTGAACTACATCTCCGACGTCGACGTCGTCTACGTCGCCGAGGGCGAGGACCTCGACGACTCGACGCTCACGAGGATCGGCACCGGCCTGGCCTCCGGGATGTCCCGCGGTGTCTACTCCCCGGGCACCGAACCGGCACTCTGGGAGGTGGATGCGAACCTCCGGCCCGAGGGCAAGGACGGGCAGCTGGTACGCACGCTGCAGTCCCACGTGTCCTACTACCAGCGGTGGGCGAAGACCTGGGAGTTCCAGGCCCTCCTGAAGGCGCGGGCGGCGGCCGGCGACCCGGAGCTGGGCCGGCGGTACGAGGAGGCGATCGCCCCCTTCGTCTGGGCGTCGTCCCAGCGCGAAGGATTCGTGGAGGCCGTCCGGGCCATGCGGCGCCGGGTGACCGACAACATCCCCGGCGACGAGGAGGCACGCCAGCTCAAGCTCGGACCGGGCGGCCTGCGCGACGTCGAATTCACCGTCCAGCTGCTGCAGCTCGTGCACGGCCGGCTGGACGAGTCGCTGAGGGCCAGGGACACCGTCTCGGCGATCGGCGCGCTCAGCGCCGGCGGGTACATCGGGCGCTCGGACGCGCTGGACCTCGACGACGCCTACCGGTACCTGCGGGTCCTCGAGCACCGGATCCAGCTCATGCAGATGCGCCGGACCCACCTCATGCCGGAGGACCAGACCGCCCTCCGCGCCCTCGCCCGGTCCTCCGAGGGGTGCATGGTCACGGTGCGGCCGAGCGCGCAGAGCCTCTCCGAGAAGTGGCAGCGGACGAGGCGCCTCGTCAAGCGCCTTCACGAGGCGATCTTCTACCGGCCGCTGCTCAACAACGCGGCGACGCTGCAGCCCGAGGACGTCCAGCTCACGGCCGAGGCCGCGCAGGCCCGCCTGGCCGCCCTGGGCTACCAGGACCCGCGCGGCGCCATGCGCCACATCGAGGCGCTGACCGGCGGCCTGCGCCGACGGGCGATGCTGCAGAAGCAGCTGCTACCCATCCTCCTGGCCTGGTTCGCCGACGGGGTCGATCCCGATGCAGGCCTGCTCGGGTTCCGGCGGCTCAGCGAGTCCCTCGGCGAGAGCCACTGGTACCTCGGCATGCTGCGCGACTCCACGGCGGCGGCCGAGCGGCTCTGCGCCGTCCTGTCGAGCAGCCGGTTCATCACCGACCTGCTGGAGGTCTCGCCCGAGTCGACGAAGTGGCTCGGGTCCGACGCCGAACTGGTCCCCGACAGCTTCGACGCCCAGTGGCAGGAGATCCGGTCGAAAATGTCGCGGCATCCTGCGCCGAACGAGGCGATCCGGCTGATCCGGCTCATCCGTCGTCGTGAGCTGCTGCGCATCGCGATCGCGGACAGTTCCAACCTCCTGTCGCAGCCCGAGGTGGGGGAGGCCCTGGCCGATGCCGACCGCGCCGCCATCCTCGGTGCCCTGCACGTGGCCGAGAACCAGGTGTTCGGGGAGGAGGATCAGCTCACCGACGTCGTCGTCGTGGCCATGGGACGCCAGGGCGGGCGGGAGATCACCTACGGATCGGATGCCGACGTCATCTATGTCCACCGCCCGCTGCCCGGGGCCGACGAGGCTGCGGCGCAGAAGCAGGCCGAGGCGGTCGTCGCCCGCCTCGCCGCGCTGCTGACCCAGCCGTGCAAACCGCCCGTCCTCGCCGAACGGGTCCTCGAGATCGACACGGCACTGCGGCCGGAGGGCAAGCAGGGCGCGATGGTGCGCTCCATCTCCTCCTACCGGGAGTACTACCGCCGGTGGTCGCTCGTGTGGGAGGCGCAGGCGCTGCTGCGGGCGCGGCCGCTCGCGGGCGACGACGACCTGGCCGCCGAGTTCCTCGCGCTGATCGACCCCGTGCGGTACCCGCAGGAGCTCGGCGAGAGCGACGTCCGCGAGATCCGGCGCATCAAGGCGCGCGTCGAGTCCGAGCGGCTCCCGCGCGGTGCCGACCCGTCCCGGCACCTCAAGCTGGGCCGTGGTGCCCTCAGCGACGTCGAATGGCTCGTGCAGCTCCTCCAGCTACGGCACGCCCATGCCCTTCCGGCACTGCGGGTCCAGTCGACCCTCGCTGCCCTCGATGCGGCCGGCGACGAGGGACTGCTCCCGTCGGAGGACGTCGGGCTGCTGCGTGACAGCTGGACCCTCGCGACCCGGATCCGTGCCGCGAACGTCATCTGGAGCGGACGCGGCTCGGACCTGCTGCCGTCGTCGCGCCGGGATCTCGAGGCCGTGGCACGGTGGTGCGGTTACGGGCCGGGGAGCGGTTCGGAGCTGGAGGAGGACTACCTGCGGCTCACCCGGCGCAGCAGGGCCGTGTTCGAGCGGCACTTCTACGGGTACTAG
- the panB gene encoding 3-methyl-2-oxobutanoate hydroxymethyltransferase yields the protein MTSAELPAPYGGGAAAPSTPGTAAGSGRPGRVRIHHLQQAKDQGAHFAMLTAYDQYAAQVFDEVGIEVLLVGDSAANNVLGHATTLPITLDEMILFSRAVSRATTRALVVADLPFGSYEVSPQQAVESSVRLLKEGLVHAVKMEGGADYADTVRALVRAGIPVMAHVGFTPQSEHALGGYRVQGRGDASRRVVDDAVALADAGAFCVLMEMVPAETADAVDAAVRVPTIGIGAGAGTTGQVLVWQDMAGLRGGRQAKFVKQYADLRTVLADAARAYADEVRAGTFPGPEHTF from the coding sequence ATGACTTCCGCCGAATTGCCAGCCCCCTACGGAGGGGGAGCAGCCGCGCCGTCGACCCCGGGGACCGCGGCCGGGTCGGGACGGCCTGGCCGGGTCCGGATCCACCACCTGCAGCAGGCCAAGGACCAGGGCGCGCACTTCGCCATGCTGACGGCGTACGACCAGTACGCGGCGCAGGTGTTCGACGAGGTCGGGATCGAGGTGCTCCTCGTGGGCGACTCGGCCGCGAACAACGTCCTGGGCCACGCCACCACGCTGCCGATCACCCTCGACGAGATGATCCTGTTCAGCCGCGCCGTGAGCAGGGCCACGACACGGGCCCTCGTCGTGGCGGACCTGCCCTTCGGCAGTTACGAGGTGTCGCCCCAGCAGGCCGTCGAATCCTCCGTCCGCCTCCTGAAGGAGGGCCTCGTCCACGCCGTGAAGATGGAGGGCGGCGCGGACTACGCGGACACCGTGCGCGCCCTCGTCCGGGCGGGCATCCCGGTGATGGCCCACGTCGGCTTCACACCGCAGAGCGAGCATGCGCTCGGCGGCTACCGGGTCCAGGGGCGTGGGGACGCCTCCCGGCGCGTCGTCGACGACGCCGTCGCCCTCGCGGACGCCGGAGCGTTCTGCGTGCTGATGGAGATGGTGCCGGCGGAGACGGCGGACGCCGTCGACGCCGCCGTGCGCGTGCCGACGATCGGCATCGGTGCCGGCGCCGGCACGACGGGCCAGGTGCTGGTCTGGCAGGACATGGCCGGGCTGCGCGGTGGCCGGCAGGCGAAGTTCGTCAAGCAGTACGCGGACCTGCGGACCGTCCTCGCCGACGCCGCCAGGGCGTACGCGGACGAGGTGCGGGCCGGCACGTTCCCCGGCCCCGAGCACACCTTCTAG
- the hisD gene encoding histidinol dehydrogenase, which produces MNPASSSFPTVDFRTIDLRGRALSPGELKHAMPRAAASAHSSEAAVQAIIDDVRARGLDALRDLARRFDGVTQEHPRVPAEVIGAAVAGLDPEVRTALEEAIRRARIFASAQVPTDVEVEVAPGARLTHKWIPVRRVGLYVPGGLAVYPSSVVMNVVPAQAAGVGSIALASPPQKEFGGWPHPVILAAASMLGITEVYAIGGAQAVAALAYGIAGTPDDSGQPAIEPVDVITGPGNVFVATAKRLVRGRVGIDSEAGTTEIAVLADATADADLVAADLVSQAEHDPQAASVLVTDSEQLAAAVVEALRSRVARTRHAERVRTALSGPQSGVILVDDVDHGIAVCNAYAAEHLEIQTADARAVAGRIRSAGAVFIGSYSPVSLGDYCAGSNHVLPTSGTAAFASGLNVTTFLRAVQLVDYDREALQEVATSIVALSVAENLPAHGEAVTARFRAAGS; this is translated from the coding sequence GTGAATCCAGCGTCCAGCAGCTTCCCGACCGTCGACTTCCGCACCATCGACCTGCGCGGGCGGGCGCTGTCCCCGGGTGAGCTCAAGCACGCCATGCCGCGCGCTGCCGCAAGCGCCCATTCGTCGGAGGCCGCCGTCCAGGCCATCATCGACGACGTCCGCGCACGCGGCCTCGACGCCCTCCGGGACCTCGCACGGCGGTTCGACGGCGTGACGCAGGAGCACCCCCGCGTGCCGGCCGAGGTCATCGGGGCGGCTGTCGCGGGGCTCGACCCCGAGGTGCGGACGGCGCTGGAGGAAGCCATCCGGCGTGCGCGTATCTTCGCGTCCGCGCAGGTCCCCACGGACGTCGAGGTCGAGGTCGCGCCCGGCGCCCGCCTCACGCACAAGTGGATCCCGGTCCGCCGCGTGGGCCTGTACGTCCCGGGCGGGCTCGCCGTCTACCCGTCGTCGGTGGTGATGAACGTGGTGCCGGCGCAGGCCGCCGGCGTCGGGTCGATCGCCCTCGCCTCGCCCCCGCAGAAGGAGTTCGGCGGCTGGCCCCACCCGGTCATTCTCGCCGCGGCGTCCATGCTCGGCATCACCGAGGTGTATGCGATCGGCGGTGCCCAGGCCGTCGCCGCCCTGGCCTACGGGATCGCAGGGACGCCGGACGACTCGGGGCAGCCGGCCATCGAACCGGTCGACGTCATCACCGGACCGGGCAACGTCTTCGTCGCCACGGCCAAGCGCCTGGTCCGCGGGCGGGTCGGCATCGACTCGGAGGCGGGGACCACGGAGATCGCGGTCCTCGCCGATGCGACGGCCGATGCGGACCTCGTGGCAGCGGACCTCGTGAGCCAGGCCGAGCACGATCCGCAGGCCGCGTCCGTCCTGGTCACGGATTCCGAGCAGCTCGCGGCCGCCGTCGTCGAGGCCCTCCGGTCCCGGGTCGCCCGGACCCGCCACGCCGAGCGGGTCCGGACGGCCCTCTCGGGCCCGCAGTCCGGTGTGATCCTCGTCGACGACGTGGACCACGGCATCGCCGTCTGCAACGCCTACGCTGCCGAGCACCTCGAGATCCAGACCGCCGATGCCCGTGCCGTCGCGGGACGGATCCGGAGTGCGGGCGCCGTCTTCATCGGCAGCTACAGCCCTGTCAGCCTCGGCGACTACTGCGCGGGGTCCAACCACGTCCTGCCGACCAGCGGGACCGCGGCCTTCGCATCCGGCCTGAACGTCACGACGTTCCTGCGTGCCGTGCAGCTCGTGGACTACGACCGCGAGGCGCTGCAGGAGGTGGCGACGTCGATCGTGGCGCTGTCGGTCGCGGAGAACCTGCCCGCGCACGGTGAGGCGGTCACGGCACGCTTCCGGGCCGCCGGTTCCTGA
- a CDS encoding flavin-dependent reductase — MNNPSTAPSGLQSPELHGESFREVFRRHAAGVAIITATYDGVPYGFTATSVASLSAEPPRFSFNMARTSSSWPAVANTNFVGVHMLSTENEGLANRFARTKDRFTGDHWEAGPEGVPILKDVAGWLVGRISMRLSFENNAVVVAEVIAGNIGPDGAPLLYHGGSYGTPTATDYVI; from the coding sequence GTGAACAACCCCAGCACCGCGCCGTCAGGCCTGCAGTCCCCCGAACTCCACGGCGAGTCGTTCCGCGAGGTCTTCCGCCGCCATGCCGCCGGCGTGGCCATCATCACCGCGACCTACGACGGCGTCCCCTACGGCTTCACCGCCACGTCCGTCGCCTCGCTGTCCGCCGAGCCGCCGCGTTTCTCCTTCAACATGGCCCGCACGTCCTCCTCGTGGCCCGCCGTCGCGAACACGAACTTCGTGGGAGTCCACATGCTCAGTACGGAGAACGAGGGCCTGGCCAACCGCTTCGCCCGCACGAAGGACCGGTTCACCGGGGACCACTGGGAGGCCGGACCCGAGGGCGTGCCGATCCTCAAGGACGTCGCCGGATGGCTCGTCGGCCGTATCAGCATGCGTCTCTCCTTCGAGAACAACGCGGTCGTCGTCGCCGAGGTGATCGCCGGGAACATCGGACCCGACGGCGCTCCCCTGCTCTACCACGGCGGCAGTTACGGTACACCGACGGCCACCGACTACGTCATCTAG
- the nrdR gene encoding transcriptional repressor NrdR: MYCPYCRNPDSRVVDSRLGDDGSAIRRRRQCPQCGRRFSTVETTSLSVIKRSGAGEPFSRMKIINGVRKACQGRPVTEDDLALLAQEVEENVRASGVAEIDAHEVGLAILKPLRKLDQIAYLRFASVYQGFESLEDFEDAIETLREQAKDNERVPSGAQRPLTAQ; the protein is encoded by the coding sequence GTGTACTGTCCGTACTGCCGCAACCCCGACTCCCGGGTGGTCGACAGCCGCCTCGGGGACGACGGGTCGGCCATCCGCCGCCGCCGCCAGTGCCCCCAGTGCGGCCGCCGCTTCAGTACCGTGGAGACCACGAGCCTCAGCGTGATCAAGCGCTCGGGAGCGGGGGAGCCGTTCAGCCGGATGAAGATCATCAACGGCGTGCGGAAGGCCTGCCAGGGCAGGCCCGTCACGGAGGACGACCTGGCGCTCCTCGCCCAGGAGGTCGAGGAGAACGTGCGGGCCAGCGGCGTCGCCGAGATCGACGCGCACGAGGTGGGACTGGCGATCCTGAAGCCCCTGCGGAAGCTCGACCAGATCGCGTACCTGCGGTTCGCCAGCGTGTACCAGGGGTTCGAGTCGCTCGAGGACTTCGAGGATGCCATCGAGACCCTGCGCGAGCAGGCGAAGGACAACGAGCGCGTCCCCTCCGGGGCGCAACGGCCGTTGACAGCGCAGTAG